CCACCCACGACACCAAGCGCTCCGAGGACGTGCGCGCCAGGCTGGCCGTGCTGTCGGAGATCCCCGGCGAGTGGGCCGAAGCGGTGGCCGAGTGGTCGGCACGCGTGTCGTTCGACCCGCGCCTGGACTATCTGGCCTGGCAGAACCTCATGGCGGCCTGGCCGATCAGCGTGGAACGGTTCGGCGACTACCTGTTCAAGGCCGCTCGTGAGGCCAAGACGTCCATCTCATGGATCGCTCCCGATCCGGCGTACGAGGCGGGGATCCGCGACTTCGCGGCGCGTGCCATCGAGGAGTGCGGCCCGTCGGTGGCGGCCTTCACCGAGCGCGTGGACCGCTACGCGCGGGTCAACTCGCTCGGCCAGAAGCTCGTGCAGATCATGATGCCGGGGGTCCCCGACGTCTACCAAGGCACCGAGACCACCGACTTCTCGCTGGTGGACCCCGACAACCGCAGGCCCGTCGACTTCGCCTACCGCCGTTCCCTGCTCGCCGACCCGGCCGGCGACAGCTGGGACGCCGCCAAGCTGCACGTCACCCGCACCGCGCTCGCCGTACGGTCCCGCCTCGCGCCAGGCGCGCCGTACGTGCCGCTGACCACCACCGGTGAGCACGTCATCGCGTTCAGCCGCGGCGGTCGCGCGGTGGCCGTGGCGACCCGCCACCCCGCGGGCCTCGCGCGCCGCGGCGGCTTCGGCGCCGAGACCCTGGCCCTGCCGTCCGGCCGGTGGACGTGCCGCCTCACCGGCGAGCGGTACACCGGACGCATTCCACTCGCTCACCTGCTGGGACGTTATCCGGTCGCTCTGCTGGAAAGGGATTAGTCCCACCGGTCCGCGCACCGTTCAGCGATTTTGGAGACACATGTTCGAGGTCTGGGCACCGTTCGCCACCCGCGTCGACGTCGAGATCGACGGCGCGCACCGCCACGAGATGACCCGTGGCGACGGCGGCTGGTGGACGGCGGAGGTCCCCGGCGCCGGCCACGGCACCGACTACACCTTCCGTGTCGACGACGGCGACCCCCTCCCCGACCCGCGGACCCTGTGGCAGCCGTCCGGGGTGTTCGGCCCGAGCCGCGTCTACGAGCACGAGCGCTTCCCGTGGACCGACCAGTCGTGGCACGGCCGAGTCCTCCCCGGGTCGGTCATCTATGAGATGCACGTCGGCACCTTCACCACCGACGGCACCTTCGACTCCGCGATCGAGCGCCTGGACCACCTGGTGGACCTCGGGGTGGACTTCGTCGAGCTGCTGCCGGTCCCGCCGGTCCCCGGCCGCCACAACTGGGGGTACGACGGTGTGGACCTGTACGCGGTGCACGAGCAGTACGGCGGCCCCGACGGACTGAAGCGTTTCGTCAACGCCTGTCATCTGGCCGGCCTCGGCGTGATCATGGACGTGGTCCACAACCATCTCGGCCCGTCCGGCAACTTCCTCGCGCCGTTCGGCCCCTATTTCCACGACTCCGCGTCGTCGTTCTGGGGTCAGGCCGTCAACCTCGACGGCAAGCACTCCGACGAGGTCCGCCGCTACTTCATCGGCAACGCGCTGCACTGGCTGCGCGACTACCGCGTGGACGGTCTGCGTCTCGACGCCGTCCACGCGTTCCACGACAAGCGCGCCATCCACTTCCTGGAGGAACTGGCCGTCGAGGTCGAGTCCCTGTCCGCCGCCGTGGGACGTCCCCTCACTCTCATCGCCGAATCCGACCTCAACGACCCCCGGCTCGTCACCCCCAGAGAGTCCGGCGGCTACGGCCTGCACGCCGTGTGGGACGACGACGTCCACCACGCGCTGCACTCGGCGCTCACCGGCGAACGCCACGGCTACTACTGCGACTTCGGCTCCATGGAGGTTCTCGCCAAGGTCCTCACCTCGGCCTACCTGCACGACGGCACCTACTCCACCTTCCGCGTGCGGACCCACGGCCGTCCCGTGGACCGCCGCACCACCCCCGGCCACCGTTTCGTCGTCGCGCTGCAGAACCACGACCAGATCGGCAACCGCGCCAGAGGCGACCGCCTGCCGATGGAGGCCCTGCGGATCGGCGCCGCACTCCTGCTGACCTCCCCGTACACCCCCATGCTCTTCATGGGTGAGGAATGGGGGGCCACCACCCCGTTCCTCTTCTTCACCGACCACACCGAGCCCGATCTCGCGACCGGCGAGGCCGAACGCCGCGAACGCGAGTTCGTCGGCTTCGGCTACGACGACTGGCTCGGCACCGCCCCCGACCCCCAGTCCGAGCAGACCTTCCACATGTCCAAGCTCAACTGGCCCGAACTCACCACCCCCGACCACGCCGACCTCCTGGCCTGGTACCGCGACCTCATAACCCTCCGCAAGACCCACCCCGCCCTGACCGACCCCCACCTCGACCGCGTCCACGCGACCTACGACAACGACGCCACCTGGCTCACCGTCACCCGCGCGAACCTCCGGATCACCGCCAACTTCGCCGCCACCCCCGTGACCCTGGAAACCCCACCGGGAACCATCCTCCTCACCTCCGACCCCAAGACCCACCTGGCGGACACCTCCCTCACCCTCCCTCCCAGGTCGGTGACCATCCTCCAGACCACACGGTGACCCCCGTAGCCGCGCCGTAAGAGCACCGGTCATGCCACATGGACCTGACGCGTACCGCGTTCCGTAGATCCACCTGATCGGACATCTCTCTCTTTTCCTGCCAGATGTACCGCGTGTGACGTTCACTGAATTCTTGACTTCTGGTCTGCATTCTCCGGCAGGAATTTCGCTTCCCGGCATCGCATGATCCATTGCGCCGAAAAATCGGCATATATGCCATCTATGGGATCAATTGGGAAAGCAACCATTTGTGCTACTCGCGCGTCTTGTTGGCATGGTTCGCTGTTCTCGTTTCCCGGAGGAGGGGGCGATGAGAGGCAATGACAATGCCGGCGCCAAGGCGGCTGATCATTTGGATTTCGCCGAGGGCCTGCTCGACTTGTTCGACGCGAGTGACCGGCGCAGGGGCGATTACCTGGAGCGTATCGCCAGGGTCAGGGCCCGGCTCGGCGACGACCGGTTCTACCTGGCGGTGATCGGGGAGTTCAGCAGCGGAAAGAGCACGTTCATCAATGCGCTTCTCGACGCGGAAATCTTCGCGGCGAGCGCCTTGGTGACGACGAGCGCGTCGGTGCGGGTGCGTTACGGGCCGGCTTTCGGTGTGCGCGCGGTGTTCGGAGACGGTTCGGTGTGGGAGAGAACCGCGGGGGCCGGTGAACACCTGGACGGTGCGCGGGGGCCGGTCAAGCCGGCGGACGGTGGCTTCGACGGGGAGCCGACCACGCGGCAGGTGCGCGAGCATCTGGAGCGGACCGGCGTGCTCGAGGCGCTGACGATCCTCACCACCGATCCGGGGGTGGCGCCTCAGGTGGAGCGCGTCGACGTGACGTACCCGTCGGCGCTGCTGGAGACCGGCTTGGTCGTCATCGACACGCCGGGGACGAACTCCGGCGACGGGGAGCACGGTCACGCGCACGCCGCCATCGCGAGGCAGGTGGTCACCGAGGCCGACCTCGCCGTCGTCGTCAGCGCCGAGAGCAAGATCATGACGCTCTCCCTGCAGGACTTCCTGACCGGCGCGCTGGACGAGGGACTGCTGGCGAGGTGCTGCTTCGTCATCACCTACGCCGACCAGATCGAGCCCGACGAGTTCGACGACCGGCGCCGTGACGCGGCCCGGCGCATCGCGGGACCGCTCTCGCTGACCGACCCCCCGATCATCTTCGCTTCGCCGAAGCAGGTGGTCGCCGCGCGGCGCGGCACCCTGCCGGAGGACGGCGCGGTGTGGGTGGAGCGGTTCGGGGCCACCCGGCGCTGGCTGCACCGGATCGCCGCGCTGCGGCGGCCCGCCGCGGTGGCCGACACCGCGCTGCGGCTGTTGCAGGAACTGCTGGACCAGCTCGACCGCGAGCTGGAAGGCGAGATGCGCACGCTGGAGAAGCGGCAGCACGAACTGGACGCCGTCGCCCCGGCCGACATGGAGGACTTTCTCGCCGACCGGCTCACGGCAGGGGTGCGGTCCATCAGGCGAGCCGAGAAGCGGGCCCTCACCCGCGTCGGCGACCTGACGGACTCCGCGACCGACGGCACCGAGAGCGCGATCCGTGCCGCGATCGCCCCCTGCGGCAACGGCAAAGCGATCGAGAACGTCGTGAGGAACGAGGTGCCGAGCCTGGTCAGGGACAGGTTGAACACGCTGGCGGAGGGCTCGGCGACCGCCGTCACCGAGATCCTGCGGCGCGAGCTCACGACCCAGGCCGAGGCGCTGCGCGCCGCCTTCACCGCCGAGTACTCCAAGCTGGAGCGGATCGACGCGGCACCGCTCACCGGTGACACCGCTCATGTGGGCCTCGCCGGGATCGTGGTCGGCGCGGACACGTTCTCCGCGGCCGCCGCGATCGGCGCCGACGACAGCACGCGGGACGCGCTCTCGTTCGGCGGCGGGGTCGGGGCCGGCGCGCTGCTCGGCACCATGATCCTCCCCGGGATCGGCACCGTCGTCGGCGGTGCCCTGGGGTTCGTGGTGGGTGCCCTGTTCGCGGCGGACATCACCAAGGTGCGTGCGCGCGCCACGGAGAAGGCGACGGCGCCGGTCCGGCCCGTCTTCCTGGAGGCCGGCCGGCAGCTGAAGGACGCCGTCGCGGGGTCCGCCGACGGATGCGAGAAGGAGCTCCGGCGCCAGGCGGCGTGGTACCGGCGCACGTACAGCAAGACGATCGACGCGCTCCACCAGGAGCATCACCGGCGGCAGAAGTCCCTGAACAGCCGCCGCGACCGCGTCAGGGCCGCGCAGAAGGAGAGCGCCGCGCGCGGAAGGTCGGTGACCGCCGAGCGGGTCCGGCTGCGAACGGTGGACCGCCTGAACACCACCGACCCCTTCGGAGGGTGGAATGACTGACGACAGCGGTACCTGGCCCGGCGTCACCGTCGGCGACCAGGTCAAGGAGTGGCTGGACGGCGCGCGCGCCGTCGCGCGGACAGCGGGGATGGACGCCGCCTCGGACGAGGTCGACGCGATCGTCTCGCACGCGCTGCGCATGAGGGCACGTGTGGTGGTGACGTCCACGTCGTCACGGCTCAGGTCCTGGCTGGTCAACGAGCTGCTGGGCCGTACGGTACTGCCGGCCGACCCCGGGGCCGACGTGCCGATCGTGATCACGCCGGGCCGGATCGACCACCTGGAGGCCGAGACCGCCGGCGGGCCGAGCGCTCGCAGGCTGACCGCGGACGACCACTGGCACCGTGACGGCGACCCGGAGGTCGCGGCTTTCCGGCTCCAGCTCCACGACGACACCCTGGAGCAGGGAGGGCTGGATCTGGCCACGGTGTCCGCGTCGGCGGAGTCGTGCCGGAACACGAGGTCACCGGCGCGGTCCGTCCTCGCCTCCGCCGACGCGGTCGTCATGCCGGTCACCGCCACCTCGGCGATGACGATGACCGACATGACGTTCCTGGAGGAACTGTTCCGCCTCGGGGTCTCGCCTGCACGTGTCCTGGTCGTGCTGAGCAGGCTGGAACTCGTCGAGGAGGACGACCGCGCCGAGGTGCTGAACTACGTGACCAGGCGGGCCGCGAAACTCTCCCCGCTGCTGACCGTGGTCCCGGCGGAGGTCGCGGCCGAACAGGAGATCGCCGCCGGCGTACGCGCCTGGATCACCGACACCATCCTCCCCACCGCTCGCACGGCCCGTATCGAGCACATCGGCCGCAGGATCACCCAGTGCCTCGCGAGCGTGCGTGCGACGGCCGAGCAGGCGATGCGGGACGCGGCGGCCGAGCGGGAACGTCTCGCCGGCGAGACCGCCGGACACCGGTCGCGCGTCGCCGACCGTCTGCGGATCTTCGACGAGCTCGCCGTGGACGTGCAGAGCAAGCAGAACCAGGTGCTCGACGACCTGCGCCGCGAGCGGGACCGGTTCCGTGAGGAGCTGACCGCGTCCGTCCTCCACCAGGTGGACCGGGCCGGGGACCCCAAGGAGTGGATGGAGGCCGAACTGCCGTACCAGCTGGAGACCCGGCTGGCGGCCTGGGACGGCAACGTGCGCAAGGTGCTGCACGCCACCACCGGACGCCATCTCGACGAGGTGACCGGCGCGCTCGCCACGTCGTTCGGCCTGCGCCTCGATCTGCGGGCCGAACCCCTCGGCACCGGCCCGGCCATCCCCGTCATGGGAGACATACGCCTCGACGACCTGCGTCAGCGCAAGCTCCTGTACCGCATGGGGCCGACAGGTGTGGCGCTGCTGGCGGCGTTGCTCGTCCCCGGCTTCGGCCCCCCGGCCGCGTTGATCGCGTCACTGGTCGGCACCGGGCTGGCCGAGGTCCGGCTGCGCACCCTGGTGAACGAGCAACGGGCCCTGCTGAGGAAACGGCTGCCCGGCGTGGTCGACGCCGCGCTCGATCCCCACACCGACACGATCACCGACCACCTGTCGCGGGTGTACCGGCACGTCCACGACGAGGTGCTCCGGCTGCGGAACCAGTGGCGCGCCACCATGGCGGAACCCGCCGTCACGCCGCTTCCCGCCGCGCCGGACTGGCCGGCCGTCGTGGCCGGCGCCGAGGAGCTCACGGCGACGATCCGCGCCGGCGCGGACGTCGTCGTCTTCACCGACGGGAGAGGGGTACGCCGATGACGGCGATACAGGACGGCTCGGGTTTCGACCAGTTCCAGGGACTGCGCAAGGAACTGATCGAACTCATCGAGCGGCTTGAGGGGGTCGTACGCGGGGCCGGCCAGCCGACGCTGGCCGAGACCGTCGCGGAACTGCGCGGCAGGGTGGCCAACGACACGTTCACCGTGCTGGTGGCCGGGGAGTTCAACGCGGGGAAGAGCACCACCATCAACGCGATGCTCGGCCAGAAGGTACTGCCGGCCAGCGGCAACCCCACGACCGCGGTACTCAGCGTCGTGCGCTGGGGTGAGACGGAACAGGGATTCCTCTACCGGGTGGACACCACCAAGATCGACGGATTGGACGAGGCCGCGGTTCCGGTCGCCGTACAGGACCTGACCCGGCATATCACCATCGACTCACAGTCCGACGGGCCGAACACCTGGGGGATGGCGGAGATCCGCTGGCCCCTGGAGCTCTGCCGCCGCGGTGTGGACCTCGTGGACTCCCCAGGTCTCAACGAGAACATCGAGCGGGCGAGGATCACGCTGGAGTTCGTCAACAAGGCCGACGCCGTCGTGTTCGTCTTCAGCGCGCTCCAGGCGTTCTCCGAGAGCGAGCAGAAGATCATGGAGGAGCATCTGCAGATGTTCTGCCACGACAACATCTTCTTCCTCGTCAACCGCGTCAACCAGGTCGACGAGGACGACGTGGAGAACGTGAAGGCCGGCGTCCGCGCACGTATCAGGGAGCGCTGGGACGTCGGCGACGATCGGCTGATCTTCGTCAACGCGCAGGGAGCGCTCAAGGGCCGGCAGAACGGCGACCCGGCGCAGGTGGAGGCGTCGGGGCTGCCGGTCTTCGAACGCAGCCTGGAGCACTTCCTGACCACGCAGCGCGCTCGGTTGAAGATCGTGCCACCCGCGGCCCAGGTGCAGACGGTCGTCGCGACCACCCGGGACGCCATCGAGGACGTGCTCGGCCTCCTCGACCGGAACAGGAAGGAACTCGCCGACAAGTACGAACAGGCCCGCGGGCCGCTGGAGCGGCTGCGCCAGGACCGCGCGCTCATCGGCCGCAGCATGGACAACCACCTCGCGGCCACCCGCGCGCAGATACAGGAACAGGCGAGGCGGCGGCTGATCCAGGCCGCGGACCTGTGCCTGAGCTGGGGTCACGAGGTGGAACGCTCCAACAAGGTGACGCTCAACGTGTTCAAGGCCAAGGAGAACATGAACCTCCTCGCCGAGGAGATGACCGAGGCCCTCGGGAACCGGGTCCGTCAGTACCTCGACGACTGGCGCAAGGGGGAGCTGACGGACCTGATCCGCGCCAGGGTCGAGGACCTGGAGGCGCAGGTCGGCGAGAAGCTGGACATGTTCGACCGGGACCTTGAGGACATCCGTGTCTCGATCTTCGAGCCGGCCGGGATCGCGGAGCAGCGGTCGCCGTCGGCGCTCAACCGCGGGCTCTCGACGGCGCTCGGGTTGTTCGTCGATCCGGGGTCGGCGCTGGTCGGCGCGCAGTTCGGGTTCAAGGACATGCTCAAGGGAGTCCTGCCGCAACTGGCGCTCGCCTTCGGCATCGGTCTGCTCGGATTCGGCCCCGGTGTGCTGTTCGCCGCTCTGGCCGGGGCCGGTCTGATCCGCACGTTGTGGAAGCTGGACAAGCTGAACAAGTCCATCGTGGACACCGTGGCCGACGCGGTCGCCAAGAAGCTTCGCGACGAGGCGCCGGAGATGGCGCGGCTGATCAGCGACAAGATCTACGCCGAGTTCGCCAAGCAGCAGCGCAGGGTCGACGAAGGGCTGGCGTCGGCCGTCGCGGAGGTCGACGAGAAGGTCCGGTT
The window above is part of the Sphaerisporangium rubeum genome. Proteins encoded here:
- a CDS encoding dynamin family protein, with translation MTAIQDGSGFDQFQGLRKELIELIERLEGVVRGAGQPTLAETVAELRGRVANDTFTVLVAGEFNAGKSTTINAMLGQKVLPASGNPTTAVLSVVRWGETEQGFLYRVDTTKIDGLDEAAVPVAVQDLTRHITIDSQSDGPNTWGMAEIRWPLELCRRGVDLVDSPGLNENIERARITLEFVNKADAVVFVFSALQAFSESEQKIMEEHLQMFCHDNIFFLVNRVNQVDEDDVENVKAGVRARIRERWDVGDDRLIFVNAQGALKGRQNGDPAQVEASGLPVFERSLEHFLTTQRARLKIVPPAAQVQTVVATTRDAIEDVLGLLDRNRKELADKYEQARGPLERLRQDRALIGRSMDNHLAATRAQIQEQARRRLIQAADLCLSWGHEVERSNKVTLNVFKAKENMNLLAEEMTEALGNRVRQYLDDWRKGELTDLIRARVEDLEAQVGEKLDMFDRDLEDIRVSIFEPAGIAEQRSPSALNRGLSTALGLFVDPGSALVGAQFGFKDMLKGVLPQLALAFGIGLLGFGPGVLFAALAGAGLIRTLWKLDKLNKSIVDTVADAVAKKLRDEAPEMARLISDKIYAEFAKQQRRVDEGLASAVAEVDEKVRFALGELERHEESSEQTKSELKAHRRTLVEIDQRAASVIKQWALS
- a CDS encoding dynamin family protein; translated protein: MRGNDNAGAKAADHLDFAEGLLDLFDASDRRRGDYLERIARVRARLGDDRFYLAVIGEFSSGKSTFINALLDAEIFAASALVTTSASVRVRYGPAFGVRAVFGDGSVWERTAGAGEHLDGARGPVKPADGGFDGEPTTRQVREHLERTGVLEALTILTTDPGVAPQVERVDVTYPSALLETGLVVIDTPGTNSGDGEHGHAHAAIARQVVTEADLAVVVSAESKIMTLSLQDFLTGALDEGLLARCCFVITYADQIEPDEFDDRRRDAARRIAGPLSLTDPPIIFASPKQVVAARRGTLPEDGAVWVERFGATRRWLHRIAALRRPAAVADTALRLLQELLDQLDRELEGEMRTLEKRQHELDAVAPADMEDFLADRLTAGVRSIRRAEKRALTRVGDLTDSATDGTESAIRAAIAPCGNGKAIENVVRNEVPSLVRDRLNTLAEGSATAVTEILRRELTTQAEALRAAFTAEYSKLERIDAAPLTGDTAHVGLAGIVVGADTFSAAAAIGADDSTRDALSFGGGVGAGALLGTMILPGIGTVVGGALGFVVGALFAADITKVRARATEKATAPVRPVFLEAGRQLKDAVAGSADGCEKELRRQAAWYRRTYSKTIDALHQEHHRRQKSLNSRRDRVRAAQKESAARGRSVTAERVRLRTVDRLNTTDPFGGWND
- the treZ gene encoding malto-oligosyltrehalose trehalohydrolase is translated as MFEVWAPFATRVDVEIDGAHRHEMTRGDGGWWTAEVPGAGHGTDYTFRVDDGDPLPDPRTLWQPSGVFGPSRVYEHERFPWTDQSWHGRVLPGSVIYEMHVGTFTTDGTFDSAIERLDHLVDLGVDFVELLPVPPVPGRHNWGYDGVDLYAVHEQYGGPDGLKRFVNACHLAGLGVIMDVVHNHLGPSGNFLAPFGPYFHDSASSFWGQAVNLDGKHSDEVRRYFIGNALHWLRDYRVDGLRLDAVHAFHDKRAIHFLEELAVEVESLSAAVGRPLTLIAESDLNDPRLVTPRESGGYGLHAVWDDDVHHALHSALTGERHGYYCDFGSMEVLAKVLTSAYLHDGTYSTFRVRTHGRPVDRRTTPGHRFVVALQNHDQIGNRARGDRLPMEALRIGAALLLTSPYTPMLFMGEEWGATTPFLFFTDHTEPDLATGEAERREREFVGFGYDDWLGTAPDPQSEQTFHMSKLNWPELTTPDHADLLAWYRDLITLRKTHPALTDPHLDRVHATYDNDATWLTVTRANLRITANFAATPVTLETPPGTILLTSDPKTHLADTSLTLPPRSVTILQTTR